One region of Drosophila kikkawai strain 14028-0561.14 chromosome 2R, DkikHiC1v2, whole genome shotgun sequence genomic DNA includes:
- the flap gene encoding mucin-2 isoform X2 — MQIRKQKRSHSFVAMLLLISFAADFAAGRPDVRQSPFALELQPPLLQPAEESFNPSTSSGGQKTLDSYGNPIDALRPIDTPDGRKVVSAQGVQFEIPTYASGITEIRRPADDLLPPHIDVIAVGLEPSSSSSSEPKPNSFLGTASASPAPAPIPATSLTPPHHDPSPPDATTTTTAAVVEVEQAHLVPLPQQQEDPELPDYLRELQRQDPNIGGPVAWQPTEDGAPLSVIAWDLLPPHQDQDKKDPKQEQEPVIITQEHPQPAKRVQGIVDPVSHNIRVSLTSGSVSSADPRPQDQEQHQTQTHSHTQSQADGPAAHGTNAHVGSTTTPSNASGRFPNRQRGTAHYSTTRSSSTTLRPRTTTTTTQAPTTTTRTTPRTTTARTTTTTQAPTTSTARTTKIPTTTEDPANFYRLDNADEYAYTLPTWLQEVTDPDLDVAVTFVVPTDNDQYNHTLASDLEPPYEPFVDLGNIQLTPPPTGSGGTASLPTSTSTTPRSTTTNTPRTTTTPRTTTTSTTTTTTTTTTTTRRPSTKRTTSAPIPTKHTTPAQRPETPTAKQIQNQNQIQSADATPTAEGRSSTTPSALDVVNPFDSATIPPWLRDFDYPDVGPGVPFDPNNFGPAAASSSPTNPPRPFTDLPTASSAFPSKVTLPLPGSGTTSFPSAGSSSSSSEEPPLVLIPPADHPDSGLDTGSGSGSGSGSVPLTHPSTNSITPLAARFDPQEPSNSISNPASPLPPLKVEYTKSDEGKVISTPVASIQRKAETPAPSTSSSGPTNTGKYTGGFGAPAGLLRPQTTGATNPGSNSDIYVAGKENEFISKGNKARPTVNPGRYNGGFGAPTGILSPQSEPRPFQAPAHQPQAQASSSSGVAAGFGGQRRTEGSRFGGPPGILVPFDNAQRSGGQ, encoded by the exons ATGCAGATCCGAAAGCAGAAACGAAGCCATAGCTTCGTCGCAATGCTTTTGCTCATCAGCTTTGCCGCCGACTTCGCCGCTGGAAGGCCtg ATGTGCGTCAGTCGCCCTTCGCCCTCGAGCTgcagccgccgctgctgcagccGGCGGAGGAGTCCTTCAACCCATCGACATCATCCGGGGGCCAGAAGACCCTCGATAGCTATGGCAACCCCATCGACGCCCTGCGTCCCATCGATACGCCCGACGGGCGCAAAGTGGTGAGCGCCCAGGGCGTGCAGTTCGAGATTCCCACCTACGCCTCGGGGATCACAGAGATCCGGCGGCCGGCCGATGATCTGCTGCCGCCGCACATTG ATGTCATCGCTGTGGGCCTGgaacccagcagcagcagcagctctgaACCGAAACCGAACTCATTCCTTGGCACAGCATCAGCATccccagcaccagcaccaatTCCAGCCACATCACTAACACCGCCCCACCATGATCCATCACCACCCGacgcgacgacgacgacgacggcagcCGTCGTGGAAGTGGAGCAGGCGCACCTAGTGCCGCTTccacagcagcaggaggatcCCGAGTTGCCCGATTACCTGAGAGAGCTGCAACGCCAGGATCCAAACATTGGCGGTCCTGTGGCCTGGCAACCGACCGAAGATGGAGCCCCGCTGAGTGTTATAGCCTGGGATCTGTTGCCGCCGCACCAAGATCAGGATAAGAAGGATCCgaagcaggaacaggagccgGTCATCATCACGCAGGAGCACCCTCAGCCGGCCAAGAGGGTCCAAGGCATTGTGGATCCTGTCAGCCACAACATACGAGTTAGCCTGACCAGCGGCAGTGTAAGCTCGGCGGATCCAAGGCCACAGGATCAGGAACAGCATCAGACTCAGACCCACAGCCACACCCAATCCCAGGCAGATGGACCGGCTGCTCATGGCACCAATGCCCATGTGGGCAGCACCACAACGCCCAGCAATGCCAGCGGTCGCTTCCCTAACCGGCAACGAGGCACGGCCCACTACAGCACCACCAGGAGCAGCAGTACCACTCTGAGGCCACGCactacgacgacgacaacCCAAGCCCCCACTACTACTACCAGGACAACTCCCAGGACCACTACAGCCAGGACAACCACCACAACCCAAGCCCCAACAACGAGTACAGCGAGGACCACGAAGATTCCTACTACAACCGAGGATCCGGCCAACTTTTACCGCCTGGACAATGCCGATGAGTATGCTTACACGCTGCCCACGTGGCTGCAGGAGGTTACCGATCCGGATCTGGACGTGGCCGTCACCTTTGTGGTGCCCACCGACAACGATCAGTACAATCATACGCTGGCCAGCGACCTGGAGCCGCCGTACGAGCCCTTCGTCGATCTGGGCAACATTCAGCTGACGCCGCCGCCCACGGGAAGTGGAGGCACTGCATCTCTTCCGACAAGCACAAGCACCACTCCCAGAAGCACAACCACAAACACACCGCGGACTACGACAACTCCcaggacaacaacaacaagcacaacaacaacaacgacgacgactacaacaacaacgcgACGTCCGAGCACCAAGCGAACCACCTCTGCACCCATTCCCACCAAGCACACCACCCCAGCACAGCGCCCAGAAACCCCAACGGCCAAACAGattcaaaatcaaaaccaaatccAATCAGCAGATGCAACGCCGACAGCAGAGGGCAGGAGCAGCACCACGCCCAGTGCCCTGGACGTCGTCAACCCCTTCGACTCGGCCACGATTCCCCCATGGCTGCGGGACTTTGACTATCCCGATGTCGGTCCCGGCGTGCCCTTCGATCCGAACAACTTTGGACCGGCAGCCGCCAGCAGCTCCCCCACAAACCCGCCACGTCCCTTTACCGACCTCCCGACCGCCTCCTCTGCTTTTCCATCCAAAGTCACGCTTCCGCTTCCAGGCAGCGGCACCACTAGCTTCCCTAgtgccggcagcagcagcagtagcagcgaGGAGCCGCCTTTAGTGCTCATTCCGCCTGCTGATCACCCGGACTCTGGCTTGGACACTGGCTctggctccggctccggctccggtTCCGTTCCCCTGACCCATCCCAGTACCAACTCTATCACGCCTCTTGCAGCCCGCTTTGATCCCCAGGAGCCCAGCAATAGCATTAGCAACCCCGCGTCCCCCCTACCGCCCCTCAAGGTGGAGTACACGAAGAGCGACGAGGGCAAGGTCATCAGCACGCCGGTGGCCTCCATTCAGCGGAAGG CAGAGACTCCAGCCCCTtcgaccagcagcagcggcccCACCAACACTGGCAAGTACACTGGCGGATTTGGCGCCCCGGCAGGCCTTCTACGTCCACAAACCACAGGAGCTACCAATCCTGGCTCCAACTCCGACATCTATGTGGCCGGTAAAGAGAACGAGTTCATCAGCAAAGGCAACAAGGCGCGGCCAACGGTGAATCCGGGACGCTACAACGGCGGCTTTGGAGCACCCACTGGCATTCTGTCGCCCCAGTCAGAGCCGCGTCCCTTCCAGGCACCTGCACACCAACCACAGGCGCAGGCATCGTCATCGTCGGGAGTCGCCGCAGGCTTCGGTGGCCAGCGGCGAACGGAGGGCAGCCGCTTTGGTGGCCCACCCGGCATCCTTGTGCCCTTCGATAATGCCCAGCGATCAGGGGGTCAGTAA